One window of the Epinephelus moara isolate mb chromosome 24, YSFRI_EMoa_1.0, whole genome shotgun sequence genome contains the following:
- the LOC126386689 gene encoding transcription factor HES-5-like isoform X18: MKPAEIRFSLQRPLQHTDPDMAPTITAAMTNSQEHLTLTHKLRKPLVEKLRRERINSSIEQLKSLLGPEFLKQQPDSKLEKADILEMTVCVLTQLQQQHQQQRRLLNHFNKLQSSSDNNLTEADFSPLSSTVQTSITKQSPANSALWRPW; this comes from the exons ATGAAGCCAGCAGAGATCAGATTCTCTCTACAGAGACCTCTACAGCACACAGATCCAGACATGGCACCTACAATCACTGCAGCAATGACCAATTCTCAGGAGCATCTCACTCTGACCCACAAG CTCAGAAAGCCTCTGGTGGAGAAGTTACGCAGAGAGCGAATCAACAGCAGCATTGAGCAGCTCAAGTCTCTCCTGGGTCCAGAGTTCCTCAAACAGCAGCCAGACTCCAAGCTGGAGAAAGCAGACATCCTGGAGATGACAGTTTGTGTCctgacacagctgcagcagcagcatcaacagCAGAGAAGACTGCTGAACCACTTCAACAAGCTGCAGTCTTCCTCTGATAACAACCTGACAGAGGCTGACTTCTCTCCTCTGAGCTCCACAGTCCAGACCAGCATCACCAAACAGAGTCCAGCCAACAGCGCCCTCTGGAGGCCGTGGTAG